The Ignavibacteriales bacterium genome includes a region encoding these proteins:
- a CDS encoding geranylgeranylglyceryl/heptaprenylglyceryl phosphate synthase: MTTYERLLKIRKERGAGYFILLDPDKIDRAMLPSFIKNSTEAGVDGFLVGGSLMLSNDFEDHLKTIKQNTSAPVIIFPGSIMQVSSIADAILFLVLISGRNPDYLIGNQVLAAPIVRKSGLEALSTGYMLIEAGNTTSAEFMSNTKPIPRDKSDIALAHALAAEIMGMKLLYLDAGSGARDSVSEDMLGTIARRCALPIIVGGGIRTPEEARKKVEAGASFVVTGTVTELNNHRSFIKEFAEAVHVGSGLQRTS; encoded by the coding sequence ATGACAACATACGAGCGATTGTTGAAAATCCGGAAGGAACGCGGCGCGGGCTACTTCATCCTCCTCGACCCGGACAAGATCGACCGGGCGATGCTCCCCTCTTTCATCAAGAATTCCACCGAGGCAGGTGTCGACGGGTTTCTCGTCGGCGGCAGCCTGATGCTCTCGAATGATTTTGAAGACCATCTGAAGACGATCAAACAGAACACCTCTGCCCCCGTGATCATCTTCCCCGGCAGCATCATGCAGGTTTCTTCGATTGCAGATGCGATTCTTTTTCTTGTTCTGATCAGCGGCCGGAACCCCGACTACCTGATCGGCAACCAGGTTCTCGCAGCTCCGATTGTCCGGAAGAGCGGACTCGAGGCACTCTCGACAGGCTACATGCTCATCGAAGCAGGCAATACGACTTCTGCGGAGTTCATGAGCAACACGAAACCCATTCCGCGTGACAAGTCCGACATCGCACTCGCACACGCTCTCGCAGCGGAAATCATGGGGATGAAGCTGCTTTACCTCGATGCGGGAAGCGGAGCGCGTGATTCCGTCTCTGAAGACATGCTTGGTACAATCGCGCGCCGGTGTGCGTTGCCGATTATCGTGGGAGGCGGGATTCGAACGCCGGAAGAGGCCCGCAAGAAAGTCGAAGCGGGAGCTTCATTCGTAGTCACCGGCACTGTCACCGAACTCAATAATCATCGTTCCTTCATCAAAGAATTCGCCGAAGCCGTCCACGTTGGATCAGGCCTTCAGCGAACATCATAG
- a CDS encoding D-sedoheptulose 7-phosphate isomerase — MAHLPLTLVYRQKFILDSLRESAETKGRIAEQCVPEIMKAVDLLIEAFNKKKKVLLCGNGGSAMDAQHLATEFVIRLNPNLKRAALPAIALTADSSVLTAGANDIGYDNVFARSVEALGDAGDILIGISTSGNSASINNAFQKAREKGMVTIGMLGKDGGASKALVDLAIVVPSQDTQRIQEGHITIGHIIFQEVEQEMFG; from the coding sequence ATGGCGCATTTACCGCTCACGCTCGTGTACCGGCAAAAATTCATCCTCGATTCTCTCAGGGAGAGTGCGGAGACGAAGGGACGAATTGCCGAACAGTGCGTCCCTGAGATCATGAAGGCCGTCGATCTCCTTATCGAGGCCTTCAACAAGAAAAAGAAAGTACTTCTGTGCGGTAACGGTGGGAGCGCAATGGACGCCCAGCATCTTGCGACCGAGTTCGTCATTCGCTTGAACCCGAACCTAAAGCGCGCTGCACTCCCGGCTATCGCCCTGACCGCCGATTCCTCGGTCCTGACGGCAGGTGCAAATGATATCGGCTATGACAATGTGTTCGCGCGATCAGTGGAAGCCCTCGGCGATGCCGGTGATATCCTCATCGGGATCAGCACCAGCGGCAACTCCGCGAGCATCAATAATGCATTTCAGAAAGCGCGGGAAAAGGGAATGGTAACAATCGGCATGCTCGGAAAAGACGGCGGAGCATCGAAAGCCCTCGTCGACCTCGCAATTGTCGTTCCATCCCAGGACACACAGAGGATCCAGGAGGGCCATATCACGATCGGCCACATCATTTTCCAGGAAGTCGAGCAGGAGATGTTCGGGTAG
- a CDS encoding undecaprenyl-phosphate glucose phosphotransferase: protein MPGTSRHDNYNARMPHQPRKDFLIPLITVIADVLSIEAAFLFSYWLRFQSPFTEIVPVTLGVPTLGAYVLGSLVVIPAWLFLFSSRRMYDARRNVYFSDEFFAIVRLVFLGMLVVMSAAFFYRAFSYSRAVFALLGFFAVLFISIARYLVLRFEQFWYASGNDLKMVVIVGTNSTARKIYDSITLNPALGYRVVGFFSVNGLNDMETSGVDFLGHLSQVPHYSRTHEIDIVLVSLTYKDHPQLYELVRDCEGLNAEIMMVPDMLELMTSRVRIKELHGIPFIRIKAVPLSTWNLIVKRTFDAGASLLFLILASPLIGLLALLIKLGSKGPVFYLQERVGLDGTPFRLIKFRTMHVNAEQQTGPVWAQKNDPRKTRVGSFLRRFSLDELPQLVNVLKGDMSIVGPRPERQHFVDQFKKEIPKYLDRHRVKTGITGWAQVNGLRGNAPIEERTRYDVYYVENWSLVFDLKIILKTVRAVLFGTDAY from the coding sequence GTGCCAGGCACATCACGCCACGACAACTATAACGCCAGAATGCCGCACCAGCCTCGAAAAGACTTCCTCATTCCCCTGATCACGGTTATCGCCGACGTGCTCTCCATCGAGGCCGCATTCCTCTTCTCGTACTGGCTTCGGTTCCAGTCTCCCTTTACAGAAATCGTCCCGGTCACTCTCGGCGTTCCCACGCTCGGCGCTTACGTCCTTGGTTCCCTTGTTGTGATTCCCGCCTGGCTGTTTCTCTTCAGCTCCCGGCGGATGTATGACGCGAGAAGAAATGTGTATTTCTCTGACGAGTTTTTCGCCATCGTCCGGCTTGTCTTCCTCGGGATGCTGGTTGTCATGAGCGCGGCATTTTTCTATCGGGCGTTTTCATATTCCAGGGCGGTCTTTGCATTGCTCGGATTCTTCGCAGTCTTGTTCATTTCGATCGCCCGATACCTCGTGCTTCGTTTTGAACAATTCTGGTACGCCAGTGGAAACGACCTGAAGATGGTTGTCATCGTCGGTACGAACTCGACGGCTCGAAAGATCTATGACAGCATAACACTCAACCCTGCACTCGGATACCGTGTTGTCGGCTTCTTTTCTGTCAACGGTCTGAATGATATGGAGACGAGCGGAGTTGACTTCCTCGGCCACCTGTCGCAGGTTCCTCATTACTCCCGCACACACGAAATCGATATTGTTCTTGTCTCGCTTACGTACAAGGATCATCCGCAGCTTTATGAACTCGTCCGGGATTGCGAGGGACTGAACGCGGAAATCATGATGGTCCCGGACATGCTGGAGCTGATGACCAGCCGTGTACGGATCAAAGAACTGCACGGGATCCCCTTCATCAGAATCAAGGCTGTCCCGTTGTCCACATGGAACCTCATCGTCAAGAGGACATTCGATGCAGGGGCATCGCTGCTATTCCTGATCCTCGCGAGCCCTTTGATCGGTCTCCTCGCGCTCCTCATCAAACTTGGTTCCAAAGGACCCGTGTTCTATCTCCAGGAGCGGGTCGGCCTTGACGGAACACCATTTCGGTTGATAAAATTCAGAACCATGCATGTCAACGCAGAACAGCAGACGGGGCCTGTCTGGGCGCAAAAGAACGATCCGCGAAAAACCCGAGTTGGATCTTTTCTCAGGAGGTTCAGTCTCGACGAGCTTCCGCAACTCGTCAACGTACTCAAAGGTGATATGAGCATCGTGGGGCCGCGCCCCGAACGTCAGCACTTCGTTGATCAATTCAAGAAAGAAATTCCAAAGTACCTCGATCGGCATCGCGTAAAAACAGGTATTACGGGTTGGGCCCAGGTGAACGGGCTTCGGGGGAACGCCCCTATTGAAGAACGCACCAGATACGACGTGTATTACGTTGAGAATTGGTCGCTGGTGTTCGATCTGAAGATCATCTTGAAAACTGTTCGTGCGGTCCTTTTCGGAACCGACGCGTACTAG
- a CDS encoding SPOR domain-containing protein, which translates to MPDLNLQDEGPLDNLEDSTGHAEETGVTDEETAKKGGATTIILVVLAVLIVGGGGAFLLNKLGVINLFGKKKAAPAVVQLQEQAGAEQTEAATQPADAGQTPMIETPPVDQKGAPAAKKEGEKAGAKKATKEKPLQPVKEMPSPASGGKLGEMKGEFTIQVSAWRDKEIAHEIVKRLEDAGYPAFQEERAYKDGTWFTVRVGRYASRKDAQSAVQNFAEELKTSYWIDRTQAK; encoded by the coding sequence ATGCCAGATCTTAACCTGCAAGATGAAGGACCGTTGGACAATCTGGAAGACTCGACAGGGCATGCCGAAGAAACCGGAGTGACTGACGAGGAAACAGCAAAGAAGGGGGGAGCCACCACGATAATTCTGGTTGTGCTTGCTGTTCTGATTGTCGGAGGAGGCGGGGCGTTTCTTCTTAACAAACTCGGCGTCATCAATCTCTTTGGTAAGAAGAAGGCGGCTCCCGCTGTTGTGCAGCTTCAGGAGCAGGCTGGTGCGGAACAAACCGAGGCAGCCACGCAGCCTGCTGATGCAGGGCAAACGCCGATGATCGAGACCCCACCGGTGGACCAGAAGGGGGCTCCGGCGGCAAAAAAAGAGGGAGAAAAAGCCGGTGCGAAGAAGGCAACGAAGGAAAAACCCCTCCAGCCGGTCAAAGAAATGCCTTCACCCGCGTCCGGCGGCAAGCTCGGGGAAATGAAGGGAGAATTTACGATCCAGGTTTCCGCGTGGCGTGATAAGGAAATCGCTCATGAGATCGTGAAACGTCTTGAAGATGCAGGATATCCGGCGTTCCAGGAAGAGCGTGCCTACAAAGATGGGACATGGTTCACGGTCCGCGTTGGACGGTACGCATCCCGGAAGGATGCGCAGAGTGCAGTGCAGAACTTTGCTGAGGAACTGAAGACCAGTTATTGGATCGACAGAACGCAGGCAAAGTAG
- a CDS encoding tetratricopeptide repeat protein — protein sequence MPNANIAEEQDYAFAHGLYRDGLFQIAAEQFEKFASKHPQSVRIQDALFLRADCFFQLEQYPSAAREFTNFVSQYPTSILSDNARFRLGDTYAKLKRNRDAVEAYKSILEHPKNPSVAGEAAYWIGEIYLKDEDLNNALKYYTLSFEGFPGNRLQDYAAYSAGWTNQKKGDYAKAAEWYRIVIDKLPQSSLVSTSRVKVGECYFYTKDYTRAIDELTSAKTSIDSTVLRGEADYIIGESYYNLGQYEKAQKQYESFLKEYPGHHLMKEVQYALGWTLFKERQFDSAAETFGKLGNAGGQIGAAAQYRKGVAEKLAGKKDDALATFTALAQSDPRGENADNALYDAGTILFEDKKHEQAKWYFSRVVKGFDSSDVMADAFMMLGECYVESSAFDSARICFEKALSFSGLSFETKVTSSYQLAWSTFKLRKSKEAAAGFSRFIATYPDHPKSSEALYWLAESEYQAGDFRGALKHYQAIAAITKHARREEGMYGIGWTYFKLGDFSKAIESFEKLIIAYPSGKFSFDARLRLGDCYFQLKDYKKAAGAYRTVVRLFPKNEGADYALYQLGQTFYRSSDHEQAADQFSALIKAYPTSNLADDAQYALGWMKFQRKDYLAAIKEFQSVLTKYAESELVPRAYYSIGDSYYNLRQYAAAEKSYREVLQRFPRSPLAADALTGVQYCLVALGKGKEAVGTIDAYVKENPTSPNAEQLEMKKADLLLSQKQFSDAAQEYRSFVARHPKSALRAQALYGLGRGLQESDSLMAAAGAYLSSADVANVPITIKATALLESARIYLKQKEYERSFNVLDRADADLVNTDFAPQAAYLRGVVFVENGAMDDAKAKFEYVISKFPSTIEADKARVGLARIALSAKDYVVSQDLAQKAATTRTDDVGAEAQYLSGLAYAQSGDLPNAITAFLRVRYVFPSHETWVAKAYVGLGQAYEQMKEVGKARESYQQVLKMLKSGEDYDTASQRLKMLGQ from the coding sequence GTGCCCAATGCAAATATCGCGGAGGAGCAAGACTACGCATTTGCTCATGGTCTTTACAGGGACGGCCTCTTTCAGATTGCAGCGGAACAATTCGAAAAATTCGCGAGCAAACATCCCCAAAGCGTCAGAATTCAGGACGCACTGTTTCTTCGGGCCGACTGTTTCTTCCAACTTGAACAGTATCCGTCCGCTGCCCGCGAATTCACGAATTTCGTGAGTCAGTATCCAACGTCAATCCTTTCCGACAACGCCCGGTTTCGTCTTGGAGATACGTACGCGAAACTCAAGAGGAATCGGGATGCTGTGGAAGCCTACAAATCCATACTCGAGCATCCCAAAAATCCGTCTGTAGCCGGTGAAGCAGCATATTGGATCGGGGAGATCTATCTCAAGGATGAAGACCTCAACAACGCCCTGAAGTACTACACGCTCTCATTCGAAGGGTTTCCAGGAAACCGGCTCCAGGACTACGCAGCCTATTCCGCTGGATGGACGAATCAAAAGAAAGGGGACTACGCAAAAGCTGCAGAATGGTACAGGATCGTGATCGATAAACTGCCGCAGAGTTCTCTCGTATCTACATCGCGGGTCAAGGTGGGAGAGTGCTACTTTTACACGAAAGATTACACGCGGGCAATCGACGAACTCACATCGGCGAAAACGAGCATCGACTCGACCGTTCTCAGGGGTGAAGCCGATTACATCATCGGCGAATCGTACTACAATCTCGGTCAGTACGAGAAGGCGCAGAAACAATACGAATCATTTCTGAAGGAGTACCCCGGACATCATCTGATGAAGGAGGTTCAGTACGCGCTGGGGTGGACGCTCTTCAAGGAACGCCAGTTCGATTCCGCTGCGGAGACATTCGGAAAGCTCGGGAATGCCGGAGGTCAAATCGGTGCTGCCGCTCAGTACAGGAAAGGGGTAGCGGAGAAACTCGCTGGAAAGAAGGACGATGCACTCGCGACATTCACGGCACTCGCTCAAAGTGATCCGCGGGGAGAGAATGCCGATAACGCGCTCTATGACGCAGGGACGATTCTGTTCGAAGACAAAAAGCATGAACAGGCAAAATGGTATTTCAGCCGTGTCGTGAAAGGCTTCGACAGCAGCGATGTCATGGCAGATGCGTTCATGATGCTTGGGGAGTGCTACGTGGAAAGTTCGGCATTCGACTCAGCGAGGATATGCTTCGAGAAAGCGCTCTCTTTCAGCGGACTTTCATTCGAAACGAAGGTGACCTCCTCTTATCAGCTTGCCTGGAGCACGTTCAAGCTGAGGAAATCCAAAGAGGCGGCGGCGGGATTCTCAAGATTCATTGCTACGTATCCCGACCATCCCAAGTCATCCGAAGCGCTCTACTGGCTTGCCGAGTCAGAATACCAGGCCGGAGATTTTCGCGGCGCCCTGAAGCACTATCAGGCGATCGCCGCTATAACCAAGCATGCCCGGCGCGAAGAAGGAATGTACGGGATCGGATGGACCTACTTCAAGCTCGGCGATTTCTCCAAAGCGATTGAGTCGTTTGAAAAACTGATCATCGCCTATCCCTCGGGGAAATTCTCTTTCGATGCGCGACTGAGGCTGGGAGATTGTTACTTCCAGCTCAAGGACTACAAGAAAGCCGCCGGAGCATATCGGACCGTTGTGCGTCTCTTCCCAAAAAACGAAGGGGCGGACTACGCGCTGTATCAGCTGGGACAAACCTTCTATCGGTCGTCAGATCACGAGCAGGCTGCTGACCAGTTTAGCGCTCTCATCAAGGCATATCCAACATCAAATCTCGCTGACGATGCCCAGTATGCGCTGGGCTGGATGAAGTTTCAGCGCAAGGACTATCTCGCCGCAATCAAAGAGTTTCAGTCTGTTCTCACGAAGTATGCTGAAAGCGAACTTGTTCCCCGGGCATACTACAGCATAGGAGATTCGTACTACAATCTCAGGCAGTACGCGGCCGCAGAGAAATCGTACCGTGAAGTCCTCCAGCGCTTCCCCCGGAGCCCTCTTGCTGCCGACGCGTTGACGGGTGTGCAATACTGCCTCGTTGCACTGGGAAAGGGGAAAGAAGCTGTCGGAACGATCGACGCCTATGTCAAGGAAAACCCTACTTCTCCGAATGCCGAACAACTCGAAATGAAAAAGGCCGATCTCCTGCTAAGTCAGAAGCAGTTCAGCGACGCTGCGCAGGAGTACCGGAGTTTCGTGGCCCGCCATCCCAAATCAGCTCTTCGGGCCCAGGCTCTCTATGGGCTGGGGCGTGGTTTGCAGGAATCTGACAGCCTTATGGCGGCTGCGGGTGCGTATCTCTCTTCGGCGGATGTTGCGAATGTCCCGATCACAATCAAGGCCACTGCTCTTCTTGAGAGCGCGCGTATCTACTTGAAGCAGAAGGAATATGAACGGTCTTTCAATGTCCTCGACAGGGCTGACGCGGATCTGGTGAATACAGATTTCGCACCTCAGGCGGCGTATCTCCGCGGAGTGGTGTTTGTGGAGAATGGCGCAATGGATGACGCGAAAGCGAAATTCGAATATGTGATTTCGAAATTCCCCTCGACGATTGAGGCAGACAAGGCGCGGGTCGGGTTAGCGAGAATAGCGCTCAGCGCGAAAGACTATGTCGTCTCACAGGATCTCGCACAGAAGGCAGCGACAACCCGAACTGATGACGTTGGAGCTGAGGCGCAGTATCTGAGCGGACTTGCCTACGCACAGAGCGGTGACTTGCCGAATGCAATTACCGCGTTTCTCCGCGTCCGGTATGTCTTCCCTTCTCACGAAACCTGGGTTGCCAAGGCATATGTCGGGCTGGGACAGGCGTATGAGCAGATGAAGGAAGTGGGCAAGGCGAGGGAGTCGTACCAGCAGGTTTTGAAGATGTTGAAAAGCGGCGAAGACTACGACACGGCTTCACAACGATTGAAGATGCTGGGGCAATAG
- the carB gene encoding carbamoyl-phosphate synthase large subunit, which yields MKTKGVPPRVTREVLLKAKQYGFSDRQLAHLWGTNEKAIRCLRKEMGVTPVFKTVDTCAAEFEAHTPYHYSTYDQENESIRTNRKKVIILGGGPNRIGQGIEFDYCCVHGVYALEEEGIETIMINCNPETVSTDYDTTDKLYFEPLTLEDVLNIYDHEQPLGLIVSFGGQTPLKLAKSLEENGVRILGTSSEGIDIAEDRERFGALLRKLKIPHPMYGTAYSVSNAVLVAEQIGFPVLIRPSYVLGGRAMEICYNSDAVREYMKKAVDVSPEHPVLIDRFLEDAFEFDVDAVCDGKDVLIGGVMEHIEEAGIHSGDSSCVLPPYMISATNLEELKNYTVRLAKALNVIGLINIQYAMKDGVVYVLEVNPRASRTVPFVSKAVGLPLAKIAAKVMIGRTLEDLGVRDFDYAKVKHISVKEAVFPFSKFPRVPVFLGPEMRSTGEVMGIAADFGAAIAKAQMGAGNTLPTDGTVFISVNNSDKTPLTVKIARDYTRLGFSLVATEGTAKFLQENNVECATVFKVNEGRPNVVDMIKNGDIKLVINTPLGEESRYDEYSIGWAAIEQKVSFITTLSAAASAVKGIEQQKLHGIEVKSLQEYQKEITG from the coding sequence TTGAAAACTAAGGGTGTTCCGCCGCGCGTGACCCGCGAGGTATTGTTAAAGGCGAAGCAATACGGCTTCTCCGATCGGCAGCTCGCGCATCTGTGGGGGACCAACGAAAAGGCTATCCGCTGTCTCCGGAAGGAGATGGGGGTCACCCCTGTGTTCAAGACCGTCGATACCTGCGCTGCTGAGTTCGAGGCGCACACTCCCTACCATTATTCCACATATGATCAGGAAAATGAATCGATTCGCACAAACCGGAAGAAGGTGATCATCCTCGGCGGGGGACCGAACCGGATTGGACAGGGGATCGAGTTTGACTATTGCTGCGTGCATGGAGTCTACGCTCTCGAGGAAGAAGGAATCGAGACGATCATGATCAACTGTAATCCGGAGACCGTTTCCACGGATTACGACACTACAGACAAATTGTATTTCGAGCCTCTCACGCTGGAGGATGTTCTCAATATCTATGACCACGAACAGCCCCTCGGTTTGATCGTCAGTTTTGGGGGACAGACTCCGCTGAAGCTTGCCAAATCGCTGGAAGAAAACGGTGTCCGTATCCTGGGCACTTCATCCGAGGGAATCGATATTGCCGAGGATCGTGAACGGTTCGGAGCCCTCCTGCGAAAGCTCAAGATTCCGCATCCGATGTATGGGACGGCGTACTCTGTCAGCAATGCGGTCCTCGTCGCGGAGCAGATCGGTTTCCCGGTTCTCATCCGTCCTTCGTATGTGCTCGGAGGGCGCGCAATGGAAATTTGTTATAACAGCGATGCTGTCCGTGAGTACATGAAAAAGGCGGTTGACGTTTCCCCGGAACATCCCGTTCTTATCGACCGGTTCCTTGAGGACGCGTTCGAGTTCGACGTTGATGCCGTCTGTGACGGCAAGGATGTATTGATAGGCGGAGTCATGGAGCATATCGAGGAGGCGGGCATCCACTCCGGTGACAGTTCTTGCGTGCTTCCCCCGTATATGATCTCGGCGACGAATCTTGAAGAGCTGAAAAACTATACGGTCCGGCTCGCGAAGGCGCTGAATGTGATCGGCCTGATCAATATCCAGTATGCGATGAAAGATGGAGTTGTCTATGTCCTCGAAGTGAATCCGCGGGCATCCCGGACGGTACCATTCGTCAGCAAAGCGGTTGGGCTTCCGCTGGCCAAGATTGCGGCCAAGGTCATGATCGGCAGGACGCTGGAAGATCTTGGGGTACGGGATTTCGACTACGCGAAAGTAAAACATATCTCCGTAAAGGAAGCCGTGTTTCCGTTTTCGAAGTTCCCGCGTGTCCCGGTGTTCCTTGGACCGGAAATGCGCTCGACAGGGGAGGTCATGGGGATAGCGGCCGATTTTGGAGCGGCGATCGCCAAAGCTCAGATGGGTGCCGGGAATACACTCCCCACAGATGGCACTGTTTTCATCAGCGTCAACAACAGCGACAAGACCCCTCTCACAGTGAAGATCGCGCGTGACTACACGCGATTGGGTTTTTCGCTCGTGGCGACAGAGGGGACGGCAAAATTCTTGCAGGAGAACAACGTTGAATGTGCGACCGTCTTCAAAGTAAATGAAGGGAGACCGAATGTCGTCGACATGATAAAGAACGGCGATATCAAACTCGTGATCAATACTCCGCTCGGCGAGGAATCCAGATACGATGAATATTCCATCGGTTGGGCGGCGATCGAACAAAAAGTCTCCTTCATTACAACCCTTTCGGCTGCTGCGTCGGCCGTGAAGGGAATAGAGCAACAGAAGTTGCACGGAATTGAAGTGAAAAGCCTGCAGGAGTATCAGAAGGAGATCACTGGATAG
- the carB gene encoding carbamoyl-phosphate synthase large subunit translates to MPKRSDIKSILIIGSGPIVIGQACEFDYSGTQACKVLREEGYRVLLINSNPATIMTDPDLADATYVEPITPAVVEKIIEKERPDVILPTMGGQTALNTAVALAESGVLKKYGVELIGAKLEAIKKAEDRELFQAAMSRIGLETPRGRFVHTLQEAMQVADEIGLPIIIRPSFTLGGTGGGTAYNLEEFREKVEHGLTSSPTHQVLVEESVIGWKEYELEVMRDLKDNVVIICSIENFDPMGVHTGDSITVAPAQTLTDKEYQTMRDAAIRIIREIGVETGGSNIQFAINPADGRMTVIEMNPRVSRSSALASKATGFPIAKIAAKLAIGYTLDEIPNDITKETPASFEPTIDYCVVKIPRWDFEKFKGVDDTLGVQMKSVGEAMAIGRTFKEAFQKALRSLEQGRFGLGADGKDIIDVRTLTDDKREEWKKKTLDRLKMPKPNNVFYIRYALQLGATIAELHNVTKIDPWFLHNLKQIVDCEEELYGYGVQPL, encoded by the coding sequence TTGCCCAAACGAAGTGATATCAAGTCCATCCTGATTATCGGTTCCGGCCCCATCGTTATTGGTCAAGCATGTGAATTTGATTACTCCGGAACTCAGGCCTGCAAGGTGCTGAGGGAAGAAGGGTATCGTGTCCTGCTCATCAACAGTAACCCTGCCACGATCATGACCGACCCGGATCTCGCCGATGCGACTTACGTCGAGCCCATCACGCCTGCCGTTGTTGAAAAGATCATTGAAAAGGAGAGGCCGGATGTCATTCTCCCCACCATGGGAGGGCAGACGGCGCTGAATACGGCCGTTGCGCTTGCCGAGAGCGGTGTCTTGAAGAAGTACGGCGTCGAATTGATTGGGGCAAAGCTCGAGGCGATCAAGAAAGCCGAGGATCGCGAACTGTTTCAGGCAGCAATGAGCCGAATCGGTCTCGAGACTCCCCGCGGGCGGTTTGTCCACACGCTCCAGGAAGCGATGCAGGTTGCCGATGAGATTGGATTGCCGATTATCATTCGCCCGTCGTTTACGCTGGGCGGGACGGGGGGAGGAACCGCGTACAACCTCGAGGAATTTCGCGAGAAGGTGGAGCATGGCTTGACGAGCAGTCCCACCCACCAGGTTCTCGTTGAAGAGTCGGTTATCGGATGGAAAGAATATGAACTTGAGGTCATGCGTGATCTCAAAGATAATGTGGTCATCATTTGTTCAATAGAGAACTTTGATCCAATGGGAGTCCACACGGGGGATTCCATAACGGTTGCTCCTGCTCAGACGCTGACAGACAAAGAATATCAGACAATGAGGGATGCTGCGATCCGGATTATACGGGAGATCGGCGTCGAGACGGGGGGATCGAACATACAGTTCGCCATCAATCCGGCGGACGGCAGGATGACGGTCATCGAAATGAACCCACGAGTGTCCAGGTCTTCTGCGCTTGCATCAAAAGCCACCGGCTTCCCAATTGCCAAGATCGCTGCCAAACTCGCCATCGGGTACACGCTCGACGAAATTCCGAACGACATCACAAAGGAAACGCCCGCCTCCTTCGAGCCCACGATCGATTATTGTGTGGTGAAGATTCCGCGTTGGGATTTTGAGAAATTCAAGGGCGTCGATGACACGCTCGGAGTTCAGATGAAGTCTGTCGGCGAAGCAATGGCGATAGGGCGCACCTTCAAGGAGGCATTTCAGAAAGCTCTGCGTTCCCTCGAGCAGGGACGTTTCGGCCTCGGAGCGGACGGGAAAGATATCATCGATGTCCGGACACTCACTGATGACAAGCGTGAAGAGTGGAAGAAGAAGACCCTCGACCGTCTGAAAATGCCGAAACCAAACAACGTATTTTACATCCGTTATGCGTTGCAGCTCGGTGCGACAATCGCCGAGTTGCACAACGTGACGAAGATAGATCCCTGGTTTCTCCATAACCTGAAACAGATTGTCGATTGTGAGGAGGAGTTGTATGGGTACGGCGTGCAGCCTTTGTGA